The Papaver somniferum cultivar HN1 chromosome 3, ASM357369v1, whole genome shotgun sequence genome includes a region encoding these proteins:
- the LOC113359586 gene encoding uncharacterized protein LOC113359586 has translation MDKFLKEMCNVKRDACVHKKAFLTQQVSSIISQKYPVKFKDPGCPTVTCVIGSQNIENALLDLGASVNRLPLSVYEQLGLGEMKPIRITLHLADRSVKIPRGIIEDVLVQVENFIYPVDFVILDTQPISSQDINIPIILCRQFLATANAVIHCQTGLVEFSFGNQKISMNVFKALQAPPDHEHYESICMIDSLVENTFTTNSVSDPLEACLAHFGAYYDEDSHFEEVNALLDSATVMNYGKWQRKPEPLPPTIDKPLLSSVKPPPLN, from the coding sequence ATGGACAAGTTCCTAAAAGAGATGTGCAATGTCAAGAGAGACGCGTGTGTCCATAAAAAGGCATTTTTGACCCAACAAGTTAGTTCCATAATCTCACAAAAGTACCCAGTCAAATTTAAAGATCCTGGTTGTCCTACTGTCACATGTGTTATAGGTAGCCAAAACATAGAAAATGCTCTTTTAGATCTTGGGGCTAGTGTGAATCGTTTACCGTTATCGGTATATGAACAACTTGGACTAGGTGAGATGAAACCAATTAGGATAACACTACATTTAGCCGATAGGTCAGTCAAAATCCCACGTGGAATTATTGAAGACGTTTTGGTTCAGGTAGAAAACTTTATCTATCCAGTTGACTTTGTAATTTTAGACACTCAACCTATCTCTAGTCAAGATATCAATATCCCAATCATCCTATGTCGTCAATTTCTAGCCACTGCAAATGCAGTCATACATTGTCAAACTGGCCtagtagaattttcctttgggaaTCAGAAAATATCGATGAACGTTTTTAAGGCGTTACAAGCCCCACCAGACCATGAACACTATGAGTCTATATGCATGATTGATTCTCTAGTTGAGAATACCTTTACCACTAATAGTGTTAGTGATCCTTTAGAGGCGTGCTTGGCCCACTTTGGAGcctactatgatgaggatagtcatTTTGAAGAAGTTAATGCGTTGTTAGATTCTGCGACAGTAATGAATTATGGGAAATGGCAACGTAAACCAGAACCTCTTCCGCCGACCATAGATAAACCCCTCCTATCATCAGTTAAGCCCCCACCCTTGAATTAA